The Fibrobacterota bacterium DNA window ATCCGTTTAGGAGAAATCCAGCCAATCTGCTCGGAAACTGAGGTGACGTAACCGAGGCAACCGGAAATCCATTGGGATTCTCACACTGGCCTCCGATATAAGTCATAACCGTAAAAGAACCCGCGGGCAATAGATAACCAGTGGTTCTGGGTGAAACGATCAGCCGCACCGTGTTGAAGCCGGCCGAAACCGGGAAGCCCGCGGTCTCGTTGACATACTGAGCGCTGCCGATAAGGTTGGTTTTCTCCGCAAAACCCGAAAGGCTTCCGCCGGACGCGGAATTGAGCGTCACGAAGCTTTCCAACCCGCGTTGCTCATGGGTATAAGCGTTATTCGTCCCATAGAGTCCCGTCGCCACGACGGTGATGTACCCTGCGCTCGGGGCGGTAAAGGGTAGCGCGAGAACGACCGTATTCGAGGCAGTTACCGGGACCGGGCTGCTGATAGCGGCGTAGGTTACCGCGCTTGCGCCGACCGGTGTCGTTGCGGTGAAATTGGCCCGAACCGTGGCATTGCCTGTCAGGGTTACCGTGGTGCTGGCCGATGTCGCCGACGCGATCGTTGCGGCACTACCGGCCGGGATCGTCCAGTTCAGGAATTGATAGCCGCTGGCCGGGATCGCGGCAATGGAAGTCGCCACGCCGAAATTTACCGCTAGCGTGCCGGAGGGCGACGTTGTTCCATGGCCGTCATTGGTCATGGTGAGCGAATAGGTTACGGGCGTAAAATTCGCCTGTACCGCCGCATTGCCGCTCGTAAGGGTTAGCGTCGTGCTGGCGGAGGTCGGATTTGCGATCATGGCCGTGCCGTTGGTCACCGTCCAGTTGGCGAACGCAAGCCCGGCTGCGGGTGAGGCGGCGATGTTTATCGCAGCGCCATGATTCACGGTGATCGGGGAGGTAGCCGGCGCCGTTATCGATCCGCCGGTTCCCGCCGTGATCACCAACTGATAGGTCTTAAGCGCGAAGTTGGCCGCTATCGTGGCATTGCCCGAGTTCAGCGTGACCGTTGTCGAGGGTGAGGCCGGATTGGCGATGTTCGCCGCGCCGCTCGTCACGGACCAGTTGACGAAATTATACCCGATAGCGGGTGATGCCGCGATCGGAGTAGCCACGCCTTGATTCACTACCGTCGGCGAAGTCGCCGGAGCGATTATTGATCCACCAACCGATCCCACCAAGACGGTCAACGAGTACGTGGGGGTGGCCGTCTGAACCAGGATATTGTCCAGATTGATGCAGGTAGCGCTCGATGTCTCGGCTTTGTAAGCGATCGTGTTATTTCCCGCATTAAGCGGTACGGTTTCGGTTTCAGAGGCCCATGTGTCCCAATTTGAGGTGGCGTTGAAGGTGATATTCTTGATTTTGGTCCCATTGACATAGAGACCGGTATTGGTGCTGGTGCCGTTTCCGGCGGAATACCGCGTCGTGAGGGTAGCACTTCCAGCTGATGCCGCCGAAACGGTAAAAGCCGTTTGGGCCGTGGTGTTGTTGATGTATCCATCCACGAAACCCGTCCCCGTATATCCGGCATGGTTCGTATTTACATTGGCCCCTCCGGACCGCGTCGCGCTCTCGGCTTCGTACTGGGTAGCCGCCATTGTCAGACTTGGCAGAAAAAGGCAAATCGCCTTTGCCACAGTCCCTAATAAACCTTTCATTATTTCTCCTTTGATTGTTATCGCTTAATGCAAGACCAACGAATGTAGTTGAGGGAATATGCCGGGTATACGGCGGCTAAAACGCTCTTTTGCCACCG harbors:
- a CDS encoding carbohydrate-binding protein, which translates into the protein MKGLLGTVAKAICLFLPSLTMAATQYEAESATRSGGANVNTNHAGYTGTGFVDGYINNTTAQTAFTVSAASAGSATLTTRYSAGNGTSTNTGLYVNGTKIKNITFNATSNWDTWASETETVPLNAGNNTIAYKAETSSATCINLDNILVQTATPTYSLTVLVGSVGGSIIAPATSPTVVNQGVATPIAASPAIGYNFVNWSVTSGAANIANPASPSTTVTLNSGNATIAANFALKTYQLVITAGTGGSITAPATSPITVNHGAAINIAASPAAGLAFANWTVTNGTAMIANPTSASTTLTLTSGNAAVQANFTPVTYSLTMTNDGHGTTSPSGTLAVNFGVATSIAAIPASGYQFLNWTIPAGSAATIASATSASTTVTLTGNATVRANFTATTPVGASAVTYAAISSPVPVTASNTVVLALPFTAPSAGYITVVATGLYGTNNAYTHEQRGLESFVTLNSASGGSLSGFAEKTNLIGSAQYVNETAGFPVSAGFNTVRLIVSPRTTGYLLPAGSFTVMTYIGGQCENPNGFPVASVTSPQFPSRLAGFLLNGSESASNWLKTLQDASLNNRPVLIFTDDNYDHAFCGQLGENAVSSGAYKILAVQINP